One Salvia miltiorrhiza cultivar Shanhuang (shh) chromosome 6, IMPLAD_Smil_shh, whole genome shotgun sequence genomic window, TACTAATCAATAACCACTAATCTTTATTATTCTTACTAGGAAATTGGTGGACTCAATATGGAGATGAGACCCCTGAGCTACAAAGTTTTGCTGTCAAAGTACTGAATTTGACATGTTCAGCTTCAGCGTGTGAACGTAATTGGAGTATGTTCAATCAGGTAttgtgtttattattattttctttttttagcaatctgaaaaattatttgtttcgattaataattatatacttCTAATTTTATAGGTTCACACGAAGAAGCGTAATCGTTTGACTACACAGAAGCTCAACTCTTTGGTGTACATCATGTACAATAGGAGGTTGAGAGGGAAACATGTCAAATTGACAAGTAGGGGTGGAGATATAGACCCATTGGAAGTTGATAATTTGGCTTCAGATGATGAATGGTATGTTGGTAATGAGGATGAGGCAAACGAACATCTTCCAACTCAGTCAGGTGCAAGTACACAAATGATTAAGGAAAATGCATCTTCATCAAGGACAAGTAAGAAGAGAAAGAAGAGCACAAATTCAAAAGGTAAACTTTAATTATTAAGTTATAGTGaatgtaaatttattattattattattattattattattattattctcttcatatatacttatattgtATGTAACTTAGGAAAAAATAAGAGAGTCATGCATTTGATCGATGAGGACGAGAGCGAGGAAGAGGATGAGCCTGAAGATGATAATGATGATTTTGAGATAAATCCAACAAATTTGGATGGgaatgatgatgaagatgaggatGTTAATGCTTGGGatgattaaaattttgaatattttacaAACtgaagatttattattatttttatatattttcagcttttagtttaattattttaagacttttaaactcataatttatatatatttttaacttttaaatggtgttatttgttatttaaaattattatgagtttttttttgtGTTCGGTCTGAGGCTTACGCCTCAAACCGCCTCGAGGCTTACCGCCTCGCCTCGACGAGGCAAAACGCCTCAATCCCGCCTTAAGATTTTTACAACATTGAAATTCTCTGAACACAATTTGCTGAGCTCTTCAAATTTAGTAATCTGTTTGTTTGTTGCTTTTATGAGCGAATACGAATTGTGTTAACAATCTATTAAAAGACTCGTCTCTGTAGCATGTGTCTTTCTTGAATTTTCTTCATTGACAGAACTACTACTACTCTCACCATTTATCTTATCACTTCCATTTATCTGACCTCCCTTTCCATCATTGTCAGTTCTGTTCtcaccatttttctttttctttttcttcccacctcctcttttctttttcgtttATCAGAGAGACCATCATATCAGAGACCATCTTTTTGTTATGAGCCTTAATTTTCTCAACTTCCTCCGTCAATGTTTTCACCTTTTGCTTGTGAACATCATTGTTGGCTTTGTTTAGGCAGTCAATGGCTTTCTGATAATCTTTTTTTGATTCATAATATGaactaaacaaataaaaaatatataagttcagagttaatttataaatacaaaaaatatagtTTTAATGTTTAGAAACGAATTTGAACTAGTGGTCACAAGAGTTCCATAAATTTAAATGGTGCATGCAACAACATAGAAGAATTCATGAATGAgagtttatttttcatttttggaaataattttggGATTAGATGATGagctttttctttttaaaagcTTAAAACCTTTAAAATCCAAAAAACAGTGAATTGTAGACAACATGAGTGAGAGTTTTAAAATGATGAATTGTAGATAACAGCAACAAACAcgaattgaaggtttatttgttcAACTGCAAGCCTCCTGCAAaagaaaatgatgaatttaGTTCTTTAGATGAACAGAGACGCAAATTCATACTGCAATCATATAATATAACCAACTCTCAGAATATAGAATTCATATATTTGTAGTTCCCAGTTGTAATCATATGTCTCACAATGACTTGAACCAATTGTACCAAGTTTAAAGCATAACTAATTTTCTTGCTGAAATGAAGAAACTGAAATCAGAGTTCAGTTTTGGTTTTGCTTAGATTTTCAGCAGGGAGAGCTCTCTATGCTTTCATTCACGCAAAGTGGATCCATTGCAAGCAtttatttgagtttgatattTTTCCACATTTCCCTGTTACTTCAACATGATCATGCATTGCTATTCTAATGGTAAATTAAATTTCATAgcaagattaaatatatatagatatttgcCCTACTACAGCTAGAAttgagaaaattttaaaatcgaATTTGTAGCAAACAggatttggatttggatttgCATTTGCAGCATCAGTCAGAGTATGTAATGTAATGAATGGTTGAGATGTAGGTACCTGGCTAGCCGTCGAGTGATCCGTGAATGAGGAGAAATTTAAAAACATGGGCGGTGTTTCCAATTAGAGAGTGAACAAGATCAAGGGGAGTGCAAAGGATCCGGTCATCATTGTCGGTGCGGCTCGCTTGGAACTTGACAAAGTAGAGGTGCACCAAGTTGGAGGTGCTGCTATGGGTGCAAGCAGCAAGCCAGAAGTTGTTGGTGTTGGGTAGGTGAAACAAGCCACGGACATCacataaaaaatcaaagaaGTCAACACCATCGACTTCCGTTGAGGTCCAGACACATTTCAAGTACTTTCCATTGGAAAGATCATAGGCATAAAGCATCCATGGATAATTGCTGCCCACGGCAATGTAGGCGATGTTGGCCACAATGACAACCAAAGGGGACCAAGGAGACACATCAGCGGCCACAAGTCTGAGTCTTGATTCACAGTGAGTAGGATAGTAAGCATACATTTTGCCCGAAGTCGTGTAGAAAAGAATCCGGTTGTTGGGTGGGTCCGGAATCATCACATGCTCTCCCTCTTCCTCTTCAGGAAGAGGATCCCTGATAATCTCGAACCAGTCTGAACCTAGATTTTCATCTTCGGCATATCGGTCAAAGTGGTTGTGACCATAAATCTTCCCATCAAGTGTACCGAAGGCCAGACACCCCACAGGAAGGGGTAAATGCTTCCACTCTGAATCTGAATATGAATTTGAATCTGAATCCAAATCCAAAAAACAGGCGTATTCCTCCGCTTGATCAGCTTTGGCCGTACATCCTGCCAAGCACAGCTTGGACTTGACCAAAAACATGGTACCTACCATCCCCCAAGAACGCAGCTTCGGATAGCAATTCTTCTCAACTTTTCCTCCTTGTTTCAGATCCACCTTATGGAATTCTAACCACAAGTTAGGCTTCCCATCATCCGCTCCGAACCCATCTTCGGACCCTCCGACAATTAGAATCGCCTCCATCTCTCCTCCCTTTTCTTCAAAGCCCTAATTTCTTCTTCTaggtttatttgttttttaaggGGATCGGAcaacatatataatataatatgggCCTCAATAAGCAATACGACCCAATAACTATAATCTGACTTTTCACGATATGTAGCCCACTTCTCTATTTGggttaaataatttaatacccATTTCCataatatatctatcaaatctacCAATCCttataaaacatctatgaaaaatacccacttcatagtgaaataccatTCCTACCCTTATACTAGATCTCTCTTAATACTTCATCTTATGCATTAATCCGCGCTTTCAAAATTGGTATCATAGCGGGTTTTTAtggaggaattatattatatttaatttattttataattaacctatgtgggaggagactccattaaaaaattatggatccggacgattgtccgagatgtgtaccatacaggaattctctcatctaaaaaaaataaaacattaccCGAACCAATTTCATGTTGTAGAGAGTTCATGATTATTGATTTCCACTCAAAATATACAACCAATTTCATGTTGTAGAGAGTTCATGATTATTGATTTCCACTCAAAATATACAGCGGCATCctcattaatatattttttcgcCTTTTCCGTTTTCCGTGAGGTAGGCGAAGTAAATTTTGCCTCATAATTCCTATTTTGCATTTCTTGGTTAATGttcgaaataaaaaaattcgaaagtttgaatttttttatcacGATCACGATTTTCAGCTTCAGAAAAAAATTTCAAGAGTTTTTTGTTTGTCTCTTCGGCTTTCTTCTTATGATCCTGCACGAACACCTTAAATAATTAAGATTCAAAAACCTTAAAAACAAAATTGTTTTTCATTGTTCAATGTATAAAAAAAAGAGCCAATTACCATTTTGTTTGTCTTCTCGAAATTGTAAAATGTAAGAAGAGTAGTACAGCACCAAGCaaaactttgaaaaaaaatcCTTGTTTGTCTTCTTGAAATTGTAAAGTGCAAGAAGAGTAGAACGCAACTTCACACTACAGTGCCTCCAAGCAAAACTTTCAGAAAAAATCCTgaaacaaatatttatttacataagAGATATATTTTACCACTTTGCAAAGATTTTGAATATAATAACAACTATTAGGCACAAGTATATTTTATTGAGACAGATCTTAACTCAGGATAGAATAAGGAAGGAGAAGACATGAAAGAGCTCGGAGGCAGAACTAACGCAAAAAAAGTAAAGTGGCCTTAGATTGTTTAAGTGTAATCTTCGGTTGTTTCAGAATTTCCCAACTGAACAGAATAAACCTACAACCTACTTCTTTCATTCAGCAACCACCTAGCCAAATCTATAAAATATCCAGACTATTAAACTAATTAGCATTTTCAATTCAACTCGATATTTTTCTAACCTTAGTAGCAGGTCTTGTCAGTTCCAATAAGAAGTAGGTGAAATCTATTAGTGAGATTTCTCTATGATTGAAACATACCCTTAGACCAGTGTTTCACACCATGTGTTCATTTGTTAACTAGTTTTCTATGTAGATCTTAGGACATGTGGTAAATTAATGAATACATCGAAAGTTAATTGGGACCTAGAGAATTCTGCTGCAACAACAGTGAAATAGGTTTTCAAGCTTATCTCTGAATGTACCATTATCACAAGGCAAGTAAGGTGAATTGTTTAAGAACTATGGAACTGAGAAAACCAATGGATTTAACTCACTATATGCAATTGAAATAACAATCATATGAGTGAGCTTTTAATACAGCAAGAACAGGGGAAAATCGCTAAAAACTGAAGGAACAAAATAGACAAGGCAACAAAAAGCAAGAAACGTGAAAAAATCCCTTAACTTAGATAGAAAGGGCAGCCCCTTCAAGAGTAGCAAAACTAACCTTAGAGGCGGCGAAGCACGACGGACCAGAGAAAGACGCAGAGAGCAGCGACGAAACACAGCAGAGCAAGAGCAGCGGTGATCTGTTTCATAGAGAACAAGGATATCTGTTTCAAAACTTTCCTCACAAATTGCCTACTCGAAAGTTTTGGTGCAGAAAGAAGAACAAAAATAGGATCTTTTCATTATAACAAAAAAGAAGAACAGAAAAAATAAACATGAAAGCCTACTCCCCAATTTTGGTgcataaataaaaagaacaaattgCAGCCCTAACAATACTACATTCTAATTAAGACTTCAATCGAAATTAGAGAATGGCAATACATTGAAACTTGACaagtaaaaattgaaaaatacattcactaaagaaagaaaatcaaaggCAACATTGAGAGAAAGAAGTACAAATAAATACCTATGGAACTGACTTTGGCAATGGAGGCGCACTTTTCTGTGATAGAGACTTCAGAGATGGAGACTTCGGCGATAATGAGGAATCAGCGATGGAAACTTCATCTGTGGAACTGACTTCAGCGATTGGGACTTCAAATTCCTACGAAATCTGAGGAATCAGCGAGTGCGGAGCGATGTCGATAATGAGAAATCAGCGAGAGAATGATGACGGGATGGAGGCGCCGCCGCCGGAAGGTGTAACATCGGCTGGGTGGCGCGGGGAGAATGGTGGCGGAAGTTGTGTGCAGCGAGGGAGGAGAATTAGGGCACTGTTACACTATACGTAATTATTTCAcctctttcattttttcattttttttaatactctATGTTTTAAAACCGGTTTCAGACcgatttaaaatatttaaacgaATACCGattttataatatatctataaCACCACATGATAGAAACCGGTAGTAAAAAAACGGTTTCTATCAGCGCATTTTTTTGAAATAGAAACCGGTTATATTTAAGAAACCGGTTTTTGGAGCTACGAAATCGGTTTCTATTTAGCGGTTTCTATTAGAGTTTTTGTTGTAGTGCCGATAAGGATCTTAACTTTCAGTCTTGGATCTCCAACGACATCTCTGCTTTACTTGTGTAACGTTTTGGTACCTGTGGTACAAATGAATCCTCAATAATATCTTTttctgattaaaaaaaaaaaaaattgctagagagaaaaaatcgaagaaaaatgaacttaaatgatatatgatgaaaataataaattatagttgaaaaatatttgtattgtTGCATATgcgattataaaaaaataagttgggtagaggaacttattttttggggagcatataagctcttggagcttatttttggagttTATAAGCTGTTAAGGAGCTTATTAAGGATGTctatcgggccaacccactcggtttcgggtcaactcattcggtttcgggttattttcggttcgagctagtcggttttttttatttttcgggctaaattttttcgaccctaaccctaacccactcggtttcgggctagcccgttcgggcccacaaatttacgatttttttatatttataattttttatatggataatcatattattgtaataaaaataagtCGTGCTTTTTAAATCACAACATTTCgccttattttagatacaaaaattagtgttattttaatgtaaatttatataatatctaattttaactttgtttccaataaaaattgtatatagatataacataaattactatgtttctttgacttttatatcataaatatttattattgatcgttagaaaaaatcaaaacatcttatacaagcatcaaaatgttattatcaaattaaaaagtaaagtattaaagtttagaaatcaattattaagaaagtgttcggttaatcgggccaacccactcggttttcgggccaaccctatcgggctcgggctattttcggttcgggccattcgggctaattttttttcgggctaaaaattttcagccctaacccacattttttatcggtctattcgggtcgacccgtcggttttgggcttttttgacatccctagagcttattttgccgaacactcaaccaataaacaatatattttttgggtctcattctccactcaactaataaaaatatatttttttttcttaaaacccgtattTTGCCTCCTAGGCCTTCAATTAGtgtacggagggagtatatcgtTTTATGTTTAAATAACCAACATTTTACGGTATACTGTATATATGTACATACCGAAATTACAtcaaacaaatataattatgaaaaaaaacatctttatcatttttatattctatatttattacactttatcactagtggacccactcacaacacctttatcactttagtcaactatctttatcactttagtcaactacccttatatttcatccacattacctttttcagctttcttagtcttcgtgcccacacccaaatagggcattaaatcatggacggagggagtataatttatctctaattatatatacaaatatataatttatgtcaATTGATACAGTATATCGGTATTCAATATATATCAGTATCGCAATATACACCGAAATATTGGTATATACCAAAATAAGCGGTATCTATCACGATATCGATATATATCGGTATACCGCGGTATGAGGAAATTAATTGGTACCGTTATCGTACCGAAATTTTTCGGTATGGTACCATGCCGCCGTATCGAAATTTACAGTATACcgaaattttggtatttttgatattttttttatacgaTAAGTGTAGTATACCAATTTTTCGGTATTTTGATACCCCTAGATTGAACTCAAGACATCTCATAAAGGAGAGTCTTTGGGAGTCTCAATTTTATCATTTGAGCTAGGTCTCATcgacaaaaaaattgaaattattacTGAAACATTTTTAAAATTCGATTATATGAGTTCATACATTACTTGATAATTAACCCAATTTAAAACGACAACCTAGCCCTAAAAATGGGTCGAAATAGATCAAGACAAGATCCAGTCGAAATTTTAGGCTGATCTAAAGTATCACGGCCTACCAAAAATAATGGGCTTCACTGGACTGACTAGGCATTTGACAATCATGATATATCACAAGTTACAAACCAATTGTACTTTTAGCTAATTAAGAAAACCAATgaaaaaaggaaatgaaaacACTATGCATATACGTGATTGAAATGACTAAGCTCTATATAACATTATctcataattttctttttttctttctttgaggCAAACTCGTAATTTCTTCTTGAAAAAGGATTATCTTGTAATTGCATGTTGATATATGTGGCATATATTTTGATTTAGCCTTTTGTTACAGGgattttaacaaataaaatcacgaattattttgaaattataattCTAACGTGATTTTTGAAGTTTGCcgaattaaatcaccatctttttaatttttgtaattttatccCTCTATTTTTTCCGATCGTCACAGTGCTGTCAAGGACAAATAATTTTTGCAATGTTTTTTGTTACGACTTTCTTCTTGACAATTTTAACATGCATTCTTATGTCTATTCACAGTAATTTGGTTCGAACGATTCTCATTTGAAAATAATTGGGGGgaacaaaattataaaaagtaaaagatGAAAATTTAATTTGTCACATTTCAAAAGTAACGccaaaattacaattttaaaataattcatgattttatttgctaagacccatttttaatttttatttcaaagaaataatttttaaaaaaagtatatatcatgactttagatttatcaacctattattagctaataaaagtgaaattaaatgataaaaaataattatataccctaaattgatggaataaaccctagttaataatcacaaaattaaactaaagcatataaagttggaattgaataaaaatatatataagaaattaaataaaattgaaaatgagacaTAAAGTGTCATACATTGAATCtcatttcatccaaaaaaaaaaagaaaaaaacctcTTGGTTGGAGTAGAAGCGTATTCATCGGATGTGAATATACGAGAttacataataaaataatgacTTCCCACTTTTCAGACCACAACTCTTGTAATTTCGCCGAAAATAATTCCAAATACAAACAACTTAAAAAACATAACCAAACAAATTAGTGCAAACTCAATTCGTCAACATATATCCCCTTTTTCTCCGCAAATGCATTTTGTGGTTCAACCACGCACACACACAATACTCTAATTCATATCAAAACCCTACTACTGTCTTAGCCTTAGTAGTAAAATACGAGATTGAAATATCAAAACAAAGTAGCCGAATCAAACTCACAAGAGTCTCAAGATGAAAATAGAAATTAGTACGGCCATAAACAAGGCGGCGGCCCGGTCACGACCGCTCTCCGGCGACGCGCCGCCCTTGGCGGATTTGACATCCGGCGAGGGCgacggcggaggcggaggcggagatCTGCGGACATGGATAGAGAGCTTCATCCCATGGAAACAGTAGCCACCGCTGCTCAGAAAATAGTAAGATCTGGCCTCCGTCAGATTGTAGACGTCTCTCCCTCCCCTCGTTACGTTCTTCATGAACTCGCCGTCGTCGCACCGCTCGTAATTTGCTTTCTTCACCTCCAACACGTTGTAGTACCGCTTATCAAACACAAAATCTGCACCATTTTCTTCTTAATTTAGAAAACtaataagagagagaaattaagaGATCAAGAGAAGCGCAGCTGAGATAATAAGACGCTTACTCTTCAACCAATAGGTCAAACCATTATGATCTAAACAAATTAATAAGAGAGATAAagagatctagagagagagagagagttacagAGCCAGTCTCCGACGAAGAAGTGGCGATGAGCGGCCCAATGAGTGTAGTTCACGTCGGGCGTCCAGCCGGCCTTGTCGCCGACCTTGATGAGATCGCCGGCCGCGCATGTTAGCATCGCGGCCGCCAACACCGCCGCCGCGGGGAAACACCGAATGCCGCCGCCGTGATCATGCATTTCTTGATTTATAGATGTGTGATGAGAGTGTTTATGTTGAAGCTATATAGCCCTATATAATAGGAAAGGCACATTtgggatgatttttttttaccgTTTAATATTGGTCTGATTTATTACAGTTGTACAGTCAAATCCTACAACATGCATGCAATTTGTGTTGTACCTTAATATTCCCTTCCAAActacatgatttttattttattgaaaaaaagaatACCATAAAATGTTACTATAACGTTTaatctttcttcttttttttcaataatgttACATTCTTTGATTTTTGGTCAATTGATTATAACAGTTTCTTAATGATACAAGATAAAATTTCCCCTATATTATTTTCTACcctttaagaaaaaatattgttgatttATATGAGTGTGGTGAATCTATTATTCCCTCCATCCAAACGAAGTTGAGTCGTATTAATTTTCGGGTCGTTCCAACGAAGTTGATCAGTCGTTTTctctttttgataaattaaagttactttttcattcattctctattttattttacttttttttattcactttttcactaaaCACTAACTCATTAATTCTCGTGTCCAAAAGAAGCGCATCAAGGTGCACCTTCACGGGAACAGATGGAGTATATGTTTTTATAATTCGTATTTCGAATTTTATTTTGTCTGTGCATTTAACTAGTATCTGCATAAGCATTACCGAACAAATTGCACTGCATTGAATGtaaaggaaataaaataaaatatcataatataAGAAATTAAGAATAACATGAGACGTTACTTTTGGGGTTAGtctaaatacataaaaaaaaaaaaacattgattaattaattatttattaaaattaattgaaattttggaatatcacaatgattaattaattatttattaaaattaattgaaattttggAATATCACAATGTATCTGATAatgtttattatttgagttaattttgcttgattcatatcctaTTAATTTAGTGAGATTGAAGATATCttaataataaagataaaaatacataatcatatatatcttatcaattatatatgaaaatttaaCGTTTTGTGTGTATATGTTGATCTAGTGATAGTGTTTAATGTCTAAAATTAAAAGTCTCGTGTTTGAGTTCATATATAGTCGTACAatctttaaaaatattttctattaccataaaaataaaaaagtagatGCCCCTCAAATAAAATTGATAGCATTTTACAGGCTAAAAGCAAGATTTTTTTTAGGGTATCCCAAAGCAAGGGGAGATATATACCTCCCTTTATTTTCGCTACGTAATGAAGGTTTTGTCggttatatataaatattggtGTTGAATGTATTACGCGAAATTAAGGTATTGAAATTTAAATGTAGTACAACACACTAtcataatatttaataaattaaatgctTGCGGTTATGCATATTTAAGGGGTTTAATAGTAGTGCTTTTCCTTTGGTTGTATGTATGTCAACAAATATGCAGAACatataacataaaattaaagCAAGATCATATAGAAAATTGTGGTATGTGGGATCACAAAAAGTTTACAAGAACAAAGATTGTTACTTCCTCCGTTAACCATAAACATATTCAACTAATGTATAACCGTCGAATTTTTTATGGGActttaaattatgatttaaattttatagtattaatttttataatataattattttttaattaatttaatttgatgtaatagattgtttacattatattaatctcaacaatatTTGTCAATTAAATATTAACCTTTTGCTATAATAAtgaaaatactccatccgtcccatgaatcttgatgcatttctaaatatagtaacaattagctaaaaaataagggttcttaattatacttaattatcatttttctactttattacctacaactccttaattctcgtgccgaaaacaaatgcatcaagattcgtgggacggaggaagtaccattttatataaattttgtactcccttcgtcccacttcaataggcacttttgagttgggcacggagattaagaataaagagttaagagtgtaaagtaggtagggtccacttattttatgtgagtagagaaagtagggaccacatactattttaggaaagtgccaattgaaattggacaaacaaaaaaggcaagtgtgccaattgaagtgggtcagagggagtataatttttctatattgacggataagaattaatttaagatctcatctgtcatctaagcatcatctcatctcaactctGTAAGACCAGTtgatcatcaagaactcgaaagacGATATTTGACTTTTAAACGCCAAACTTTTCAGCATTATAACGTCTGGACCCTGAAATACTATATTTGACTTTTATGTGTCAATCATTTGAACATTATTATTTGATGCTTtaatgtcacgaccgcacttgctaaggatagcaaattctggaaaaccgcgactaagggagggaatttaggagcgggatttagaaaggggcatattcggtttcttgatgatttgacttgtataaagaaatcaatcgaaatatctagaaatcaatgaaggccacaaggggaccgtacataatattattcaaaggggtactcaacgagtttgagtacattattaaatagtacatattgttttgacagataacataatgtcttagtaaaatcagtgtttgcagcggaataataatttgagtatatgtatgaagacatatactctactctgaggtactcgtcctagattgacagaagctccgcttgcacacttgtagtagcccgctcttttaattatgattaaaactagtaaatgcaatttttataaatgaatccagtttatggtcctgatttttttttttcagaaacggagttattattttagctttatacttttataaagtatgagaaaaacgcgacgaggattattgagtcattcaataatttattattcagtttaataactgacttagcaaagtcaagttattaatttatatgcgatagaaatattatttctattatttactagaagtcgaggaattattccgactgcaacgcagattaaatctacggatttaatttaagttatattatagtttatcaagttagcaggcaaggaaaaagatatcaagcagatacagaaatgcgatgatttaaaatcgaagccagtatttatttacagttcacagaCTACAGTCTAGTTCtcagcttggggaaaatcgtctagTATACCACAAAGGTTGTGGACTCTACGTGGCCACTTAATACCACTCACTAAAGTATTGacacaaa contains:
- the LOC130989608 gene encoding uncharacterized protein LOC130989608, which translates into the protein MEAILIVGGSEDGFGADDGKPNLWLEFHKVDLKQGGKVEKNCYPKLRSWGMVGTMFLVKSKLCLAGCTAKADQAEEYACFLDLDSDSNSYSDSEWKHLPLPVGCLAFGTLDGKIYGHNHFDRYAEDENLGSDWFEIIRDPLPEEEEGEHVMIPDPPNNRILFYTTSGKMYAYYPTHCESRLRLVAADVSPWSPLVVIVANIAYIAVGSNYPWMLYAYDLSNGKYLKCVWTSTEVDGVDFFDFLCDVRGLFHLPNTNNFWLAACTHSSTSNLVHLYFVKFQASRTDNDDRILCTPLDLVHSLIGNTAHVFKFLLIHGSLDG
- the LOC130989609 gene encoding early nodulin-like protein 19, translated to MHDHGGGIRCFPAAAVLAAAMLTCAAGDLIKVGDKAGWTPDVNYTHWAAHRHFFVGDWLYFVFDKRYYNVLEVKKANYERCDDGEFMKNVTRGGRDVYNLTEARSYYFLSSGGYCFHGMKLSIHVRRSPPPPPPSPSPDVKSAKGGASPESGRDRAAALFMAVLISIFILRLL